The following proteins are encoded in a genomic region of Clostridium kluyveri:
- the acpS gene encoding holo-ACP synthase has translation MIFGVGVDIVEIRRIKEAIEKHNTFIDRIFSKNEIEYLKNRNLRPEFVAGRFAAKEAVVKSLGSGFRGFDFKDIEIDRTASGRPTVVLKGKAKLMANKYGNYKIHLSISHGVDNAIAYAIMEVDKIEDSDCKDI, from the coding sequence TTGATATTTGGTGTTGGAGTAGATATAGTTGAAATTAGGAGAATTAAAGAGGCTATCGAAAAACATAATACTTTTATAGATAGGATTTTTAGCAAAAACGAAATAGAGTATCTTAAAAATAGAAATCTAAGACCTGAATTTGTTGCAGGTAGGTTTGCAGCAAAGGAAGCTGTTGTAAAATCATTAGGTAGTGGATTTAGAGGCTTTGACTTTAAAGATATAGAAATAGACAGAACTGCTTCTGGAAGGCCAACGGTAGTGTTGAAGGGAAAAGCTAAATTAATGGCAAATAAGTATGGAAATTATAAAATCCATTTAAGCATATCTCATGGAGTAGATAATGCTATAGCTTATGCCATAATGGAGGTTGATAAAATTGAAGATAGCGACTGTAAGGATATCTAG
- a CDS encoding type II toxin-antitoxin system PemK/MazF family toxin produces the protein MTTIVKRGDIFYADLSPVVGSEQGGVRPVIIIQNDVGNKYSPTVIVAAITSQINKAKLPTHVEISSEAYGLNKDSVVLLEQIRTLDKRRLKEKIGHMTDVDMEKVDGALLVSVGLQ, from the coding sequence ATGACAACAATAGTGAAAAGAGGAGATATATTTTATGCTGATCTAAGTCCAGTGGTTGGATCTGAACAGGGAGGGGTAAGGCCTGTTATAATAATACAAAATGATGTAGGCAATAAATACAGTCCTACAGTAATTGTTGCAGCTATTACCTCTCAGATAAATAAGGCAAAACTTCCAACACATGTGGAAATATCATCAGAAGCCTATGGACTTAACAAAGATTCAGTAGTATTACTTGAACAAATAAGAACTTTAGACAAAAGAAGATTGAAGGAAAAGATTGGCCATATGACAGATGTTGACATGGAAAAAGTAGATGGAGCACTTTTAGTAAGTGTTGGACTTCAATAA
- a CDS encoding germination lipoprotein GerS-related protein, producing MTKKLVLGIMSFALIIFFSSCNKNTRNTEEIIYYLKDLNSYSCNVNMSIKNAKQEINYSGKQFYHVKYGDRLDLGKDEIIFYKQNKIVAKRIGSGNIYNYNKNFNSLFKFCFIDQYISLIYTNEKIENSFQNIDNQQYQVIHLDIPGNNKSINKAELYVNVKGSIPTYLIIYDSDGKERIKVHYTDFKANPELGEDVFNTN from the coding sequence GTGACAAAAAAGCTAGTCCTAGGAATTATGTCTTTTGCTTTAATTATATTTTTTTCATCTTGTAATAAAAATACCAGAAATACGGAAGAGATAATATACTATTTAAAGGATTTAAACAGTTATAGCTGTAATGTAAATATGTCCATAAAAAATGCTAAACAGGAAATAAATTATAGTGGAAAACAGTTTTATCATGTTAAATATGGTGATAGATTAGATTTGGGAAAAGATGAAATAATCTTTTATAAACAAAATAAGATAGTTGCAAAACGTATTGGAAGCGGGAATATATATAATTATAATAAAAATTTTAATAGCCTGTTCAAATTTTGCTTTATAGATCAATATATATCATTAATTTACACTAATGAAAAAATTGAAAATTCATTTCAGAATATAGATAACCAGCAGTATCAAGTTATACATTTGGATATACCAGGGAACAATAAAAGTATAAATAAGGCAGAATTATATGTAAATGTAAAAGGTAGTATTCCCACATATTTGATAATATATGATTCTGATGGAAAGGAGAGAATAAAAGTACATTATACTGATTTTAAAGCTAATCCAGAATTGGGAGAAGATGTGTTCAACACAAATTAG
- a CDS encoding transketolase, with protein MEKNIEKLEKIAVSIRKNIIKMLTKAGSGHPGGSLSIVEILTVLYFYEMNINPQNFRDLNRDRFVLSKGHAAPALYSTLAERGYFNVDELQSLRKLGSMLQGHPNMNDVPGIDMSTGSLGQGISAAVGMALGGKIDNKDYRVYAILGDGELEEGEVWEAAMAAAHYKLDNLTAFVDANGLQIDGPCEEVMSAYPISDKFKAFNWNVIEADGHSLKELIDAVEEAKSVKGKPTVIICSTIKGKGVSFMENQVGWHGTAPNIEQCEKALREMGGEE; from the coding sequence GTGGAAAAAAATATAGAAAAACTTGAGAAGATTGCAGTGTCTATAAGAAAAAATATAATAAAAATGTTAACTAAAGCTGGTTCAGGACATCCAGGAGGTTCTTTATCCATAGTGGAAATTTTAACTGTTTTGTATTTTTATGAAATGAATATCAATCCACAGAATTTTAGGGATTTAAATAGGGATAGATTTGTACTGTCAAAAGGCCATGCGGCCCCTGCACTTTATAGTACCCTTGCCGAAAGGGGATATTTTAATGTAGATGAACTTCAATCCCTTAGAAAGTTAGGCTCTATGCTTCAAGGTCATCCTAATATGAATGATGTACCTGGGATAGACATGTCCACGGGCTCTTTAGGTCAAGGAATATCTGCAGCAGTAGGAATGGCATTAGGCGGCAAGATTGACAATAAGGATTATAGAGTGTATGCCATACTTGGAGATGGAGAACTTGAAGAAGGAGAAGTATGGGAAGCTGCTATGGCTGCAGCACATTACAAATTAGATAATCTAACTGCTTTTGTAGATGCCAATGGACTTCAGATAGATGGTCCTTGTGAGGAAGTAATGTCTGCATATCCTATTTCAGATAAATTTAAAGCATTCAATTGGAATGTTATAGAAGCAGATGGTCACAGCTTAAAAGAATTAATAGATGCAGTTGAGGAAGCCAAATCAGTTAAGGGTAAACCTACTGTGATAATTTGTAGTACTATTAAAGGTAAAGGGGTTTCTTTTATGGAAAATCAGGTGGGCTGGCATGGAACGGCACCTAATATAGAACAGTGCGAGAAAGCTTTAAGGGAAATGGGAGGTGAAGAGTAA
- a CDS encoding PTS sugar transporter subunit IIA, with translation MFHFLKKNFELTAPIDGEIIDLSQVPDQIFSGKMAGDGVAIDTTGDIVLAPADGTVILILKTDHAFGMVLKNGTEILVHVGVDTVELNGEGLERLVEEGTHVKVGEPIIKLDRKFIEEKGYSLITSIIITNSEIIKDIKYNEGKVVKAGKNQLIMYKLK, from the coding sequence ATGTTTCATTTTCTAAAGAAAAATTTTGAATTAACTGCCCCAATTGATGGAGAAATAATAGATTTATCACAAGTGCCAGATCAAATATTTTCAGGAAAAATGGCGGGGGATGGTGTTGCAATTGATACTACTGGGGATATAGTTTTGGCTCCTGCAGATGGAACTGTAATTCTTATACTTAAGACAGATCATGCCTTTGGAATGGTTTTAAAAAATGGAACTGAAATATTAGTACATGTGGGCGTTGATACTGTAGAATTAAATGGAGAAGGATTAGAAAGGCTAGTAGAAGAAGGTACGCATGTAAAAGTAGGAGAGCCTATAATAAAATTAGATAGAAAATTTATAGAAGAAAAGGGATATTCTCTTATAACCTCAATTATTATAACAAATTCAGAAATCATTAAAGATATAAAATATAATGAAGGTAAAGTGGTTAAAGCTGGGAAAAATCAGTTAATTATGTATAAGTTAAAGTAA
- a CDS encoding DUF6514 family protein translates to MVVENFISTEVVENTKYVYFYRLLKGKTIITYEKESIEVQSYGIEVERQDILNEELVNVQRDCIEHISPYRHKVHNLIRLLYENKVSPLHLVDIAGDYVDRYILDFEREVRYIAAY, encoded by the coding sequence ATGGTAGTAGAGAATTTTATTTCCACTGAGGTAGTAGAAAATACAAAATATGTATATTTTTATAGATTACTTAAGGGAAAGACAATTATCACTTATGAAAAAGAGTCAATAGAAGTTCAATCCTATGGAATAGAGGTAGAGAGACAGGATATATTAAATGAAGAATTAGTGAATGTACAGAGAGATTGCATAGAACATATAAGTCCATATAGGCATAAAGTACATAATCTAATAAGATTATTATATGAGAATAAGGTATCACCATTACATTTAGTTGATATAGCAGGTGATTATGTAGATAGATATATCTTAGATTTTGAAAGAGAAGTAAGATATATAGCAGCATATTAA
- the sleB gene encoding spore cortex-lytic enzyme translates to MGKKIMRFKIQLILVFIIIFTYISTSLFLLPYGNAVKAIAYYYGSRGDVVIKIQTKLRDWGYYNGSVDGIYGYQTYTAVRYFQSKNGLNVDGVVGDATLSALAINVSSGSSGSNNQDVMLLARLINGEARGEPYEGQVAVGAVILNRTRDPRFPSTLAGVIYQPGAFTAVVDGQVHANMEQNSINAARDALNGWDPSEGAIYYFNPSTATSSWIWSRPLIKIIGKHRFCR, encoded by the coding sequence ATGGGCAAGAAAATTATGAGGTTTAAAATACAATTAATACTAGTATTTATTATAATATTTACATATATATCTACTTCTTTGTTTTTACTCCCCTATGGAAATGCAGTAAAAGCCATAGCTTATTATTATGGCTCAAGGGGAGACGTAGTTATAAAAATACAGACAAAGCTTAGAGATTGGGGATATTATAATGGAAGCGTAGATGGAATTTATGGATATCAAACTTATACTGCTGTGAGGTATTTTCAATCTAAAAATGGATTAAATGTGGATGGAGTAGTAGGAGATGCTACTTTGTCGGCATTAGCTATAAATGTAAGTAGTGGATCATCCGGAAGTAATAATCAGGATGTAATGCTGCTGGCACGATTGATAAATGGTGAAGCCAGAGGAGAACCTTATGAGGGGCAAGTTGCGGTTGGAGCTGTAATTTTAAATAGAACCAGAGATCCTAGATTTCCATCTACCTTGGCAGGAGTAATTTATCAACCAGGAGCATTTACTGCTGTGGTAGATGGCCAGGTACATGCTAATATGGAACAAAATTCTATAAATGCTGCCAGAGACGCTTTAAATGGGTGGGATCCTTCAGAGGGAGCAATATATTATTTTAATCCTTCCACTGCTACTAGCTCATGGATATGGTCAAGACCTCTTATTAAAATTATAGGTAAACATAGATTCTGTAGATAA
- a CDS encoding bifunctional ADP-dependent NAD(P)H-hydrate dehydratase/NAD(P)H-hydrate epimerase, giving the protein MKIATVRISRDIDNYAINQFKIPGIVLMENAAIKVIKNIDLTNCNSFCVICTRGNNGGDGFAVARHLYNLNKKVQVFLVGKEEGMSEDCKVNYTILKNLGLNIYKLNSQEEIDTLKKCIQKSDVTIDALFGTGISREIVGIQSSVISLINENSKYIISIDVPSGFNGDTGKVLGNCVRADVTVTFQLYKKGFLTYGSHEFTGKILVEDIGIPKAVVEKFSLNYFIIDRDFIKKILKERNKFSHKGDYGRVFIIAGSMGFTGAAYICTEGAIKSGAGLVTLGCYEDVRSILSSKLIEGMTVDLNETTNLEKTIEKSDVIAIGPGMGTNKNTLNLLEKIIKNFTKTVVIDADGINVLSGNLHILESKKCSVIITPHLGEMSRITGLDIEYIKENRIEVAKKFAKEKNVILLLKGYNTIVTDGNVVAVNSTGNSSMASGGMGDCLTGIIASFIAQRYSLFQAVCAAAFVHGYCGDKLSQSMFCVNASHILEELPFSIKELTE; this is encoded by the coding sequence TTGAAGATAGCGACTGTAAGGATATCTAGAGATATAGATAATTATGCTATAAATCAATTTAAAATACCTGGTATTGTTTTGATGGAAAATGCAGCAATTAAGGTAATTAAAAATATAGATTTAACAAATTGCAATTCTTTCTGTGTAATATGCACCCGGGGTAATAATGGTGGAGATGGATTTGCTGTAGCAAGACATCTTTACAATCTAAATAAAAAAGTACAAGTGTTTTTAGTAGGGAAAGAAGAGGGCATGAGTGAAGACTGTAAAGTTAATTATACTATTTTAAAGAACTTGGGATTGAACATATATAAATTGAATTCTCAAGAAGAAATTGATACTCTTAAAAAATGTATACAAAAAAGTGATGTTACAATTGATGCATTGTTTGGAACAGGAATTTCCAGAGAAATAGTAGGAATACAAAGTTCTGTTATATCTTTGATAAATGAAAATAGCAAATATATAATTTCTATAGATGTTCCTTCAGGATTTAATGGAGACACGGGAAAAGTTCTGGGAAATTGTGTAAGGGCCGATGTAACCGTAACTTTTCAATTATATAAAAAAGGATTTCTGACATATGGAAGTCATGAATTTACCGGGAAAATATTAGTTGAGGATATAGGAATCCCTAAAGCAGTTGTTGAAAAATTTAGTCTGAATTATTTTATTATTGACAGAGATTTTATTAAGAAAATTTTAAAAGAAAGAAATAAATTTTCCCATAAAGGGGATTATGGAAGAGTATTTATTATAGCGGGTTCTATGGGATTTACGGGGGCCGCCTATATATGTACAGAAGGGGCTATAAAGAGTGGGGCAGGACTTGTTACTCTAGGCTGTTACGAAGATGTTAGATCCATACTTAGCTCAAAACTTATAGAAGGTATGACCGTGGATTTAAATGAAACCACAAACTTAGAAAAAACTATAGAAAAAAGTGATGTTATTGCAATAGGCCCTGGTATGGGAACTAATAAGAACACATTAAATTTATTAGAAAAAATTATAAAAAATTTTACAAAAACCGTAGTAATAGATGCAGATGGAATTAATGTTTTGAGTGGAAATCTTCATATTTTAGAAAGTAAAAAATGTTCTGTAATCATAACTCCTCACCTAGGAGAAATGTCTAGAATTACTGGTTTAGATATTGAATATATAAAAGAAAATAGAATTGAGGTGGCAAAAAAGTTTGCGAAAGAAAAAAATGTAATATTGCTTTTAAAAGGATACAACACAATTGTTACAGATGGAAATGTGGTAGCTGTGAATTCTACAGGAAATTCATCAATGGCTTCGGGAGGTATGGGAGACTGTTTAACAGGAATAATAGCTTCTTTTATAGCTCAAAGGTATAGTCTTTTTCAAGCAGTATGTGCTGCAGCATTTGTACATGGATATTGTGGAGACAAATTATCTCAAAGTATGTTTTGTGTAAATGCAAGTCATATTTTAGAAGAATTGCCGTTTTCTATAAAGGAATTAACAGAGTAA
- a CDS encoding magnesium transporter yields MKKLSSFFLSKILYRKIYDEFNEYVGRLCDIYVSVDDGIPRAIGYKVKKKSEVYNCECKNINFYEDNDKVIIKGEGIREIILQKYSYLLSKHLLDKQIVDINGKKLVKVNDIRITEIAGEYRVVAVDTGVLALGRRFGIEKFVKKCYELFGKKPEDSLIIWNNVESLEVIDNNLKLCIPYKKLSKLHPADLADILEDMDINYRKRVFESLDENLAADTLEEIAPEIQVDILENLSQSKRDEVLYNMPNDEIADILEEADEETVEKILINMKKEDLEEVKELMGYKKETVGSIMNKDFISFNINITVKETIELLKEIKPEDEVSYYIYIIDDKQKLQGVVSLKDLILSNFEDSLKDIMERSVSTINHNENIDKAIEICSKYNLFSLPVLDDEGKLCGIVIMNDIVEDILIPNWKKRLRKVG; encoded by the coding sequence ATGAAAAAATTATCTAGCTTCTTTTTGAGTAAAATTCTCTACAGGAAGATCTATGACGAATTTAATGAATACGTAGGAAGGCTATGTGATATTTATGTATCCGTTGATGATGGAATACCAAGGGCTATAGGGTATAAGGTAAAAAAAAAGTCAGAAGTATATAATTGTGAGTGCAAAAATATAAATTTTTATGAAGATAATGACAAGGTAATAATAAAAGGAGAGGGAATAAGAGAAATAATACTTCAAAAATATTCTTACCTTTTGTCAAAGCATTTATTAGATAAACAGATAGTAGATATTAATGGCAAAAAACTTGTAAAGGTAAATGACATAAGAATTACAGAAATAGCAGGAGAGTATAGAGTTGTAGCTGTGGATACGGGAGTTTTAGCTTTAGGTAGAAGATTTGGCATTGAGAAGTTTGTAAAAAAGTGTTATGAATTATTTGGTAAAAAACCTGAAGACAGCTTAATAATATGGAATAATGTAGAATCTTTAGAGGTTATAGATAATAATCTTAAGTTGTGTATACCTTATAAGAAATTATCTAAACTTCATCCGGCAGATTTGGCGGATATATTAGAAGATATGGATATAAACTACAGGAAAAGAGTCTTTGAAAGCTTAGATGAAAATTTAGCTGCAGATACTTTAGAAGAAATAGCTCCTGAAATACAAGTGGACATTCTTGAGAATTTAAGTCAATCTAAAAGGGATGAAGTATTGTATAATATGCCCAATGATGAAATAGCGGACATCTTAGAGGAAGCTGATGAGGAAACTGTTGAAAAGATACTTATCAATATGAAAAAAGAAGACTTAGAAGAAGTAAAGGAGCTTATGGGTTATAAAAAAGAGACTGTGGGAAGTATAATGAATAAAGATTTCATTTCTTTTAATATAAATATAACAGTTAAGGAAACCATTGAACTTTTAAAGGAAATTAAACCGGAAGATGAGGTATCATATTATATATACATTATTGATGATAAACAAAAACTTCAAGGAGTGGTATCACTTAAGGATTTGATATTATCAAATTTTGAGGATAGCTTGAAGGATATAATGGAACGCAGTGTATCTACCATAAATCATAATGAAAATATAGATAAAGCTATAGAAATTTGCTCAAAATATAATCTTTTTTCATTACCGGTATTAGATGATGAGGGAAAGCTTTGTGGCATAGTAATAATGAATGATATAGTAGAGGATATACTAATACCTAATTGGAAGAAGAGGTTGAGAAAGGTAGGGTAA
- the ftsE gene encoding cell division ATP-binding protein FtsE, translated as MIEFKNVSMVYNNNIFALSNINLEIEKGEFVFLVGSSGAGKTTFVKALLKEIQPTTGDIIVNNINVTNLKRRQIPFYRRKLGVVFQDFRLIPTLNVYENVAFAMRVIEAPLKEIRKKVPVVLSLVGLSSKYKSFPHELSGGEQQRVSLARAIVNNPSILIADEPTGNLDPDTSMDIMDTINDINHAGTTVLMATHASSIVNSMRKRVIEIENGIIVRDEQRGAYDYED; from the coding sequence ATGATAGAGTTTAAAAACGTAAGTATGGTTTATAATAATAACATATTTGCATTATCTAATATAAATTTAGAAATAGAAAAAGGTGAATTTGTTTTTTTGGTAGGTTCCAGCGGAGCTGGAAAAACTACCTTTGTAAAAGCACTTTTAAAAGAAATTCAACCTACAACTGGTGATATTATAGTTAATAATATAAATGTCACAAATTTAAAGAGAAGGCAAATACCTTTTTATAGAAGAAAGTTAGGAGTAGTTTTTCAAGACTTTAGGTTAATACCTACACTTAATGTGTATGAAAATGTAGCTTTCGCAATGAGAGTTATAGAGGCTCCTTTAAAGGAAATAAGAAAAAAAGTACCTGTAGTATTGTCTTTAGTGGGATTATCCAGCAAGTATAAATCATTTCCTCATGAACTCTCCGGTGGCGAGCAGCAAAGAGTTTCTTTGGCAAGGGCTATAGTAAACAACCCTTCTATATTAATAGCAGATGAACCCACAGGAAATTTGGACCCGGATACTTCTATGGATATAATGGATACCATAAATGATATAAATCATGCAGGAACTACAGTACTAATGGCAACCCATGCAAGTAGCATAGTTAATTCCATGAGGAAAAGAGTTATAGAAATAGAAAATGGTATAATTGTAAGAGATGAGCAAAGGGGTGCATACGATTATGAGGATTAG
- the alr gene encoding alanine racemase, which translates to MFQKYRPVWEEINLDNLVYNIGQIKSKIGNKELIGVIKADAYGHGAVEIAKVLLENGISRLAVAILDEAIELRKNKIKVPIMVLGIIPHAFLDEIMDYDIEPIVPSYSYASKLSKLAESKDKKIKVHIALDTGMGRIGFSIDPNSVEEISKISKLPNIEIQSLFSHFSTADEIDKAYSCEQFEKYKLLYEELVKKNVKINMRTISNSAAIMELPDTYCDLVRPGIIMYGYYPSMEVDKNNLSIKPIMTLKANVVYVKVLEPGSYIGYGRKFKCDRKSVIATLPLGYADGYTRRLFGKAKVIINGKFAPVVGNICMDQCMVDVTDVGEVNIGDEVVLIGEKDGLKFNADDIAEITGTISYEVLCMIGRRVPKLYIKGGEVVKIKNYVISSDS; encoded by the coding sequence ATGTTTCAAAAGTATAGACCTGTATGGGAAGAGATTAACTTAGATAACCTTGTATATAATATAGGTCAAATAAAATCTAAAATAGGAAATAAGGAATTGATAGGTGTCATTAAGGCTGATGCTTATGGTCATGGAGCTGTAGAAATTGCAAAAGTGTTACTAGAAAATGGAATAAGTAGACTTGCTGTAGCAATTTTAGATGAGGCAATAGAGCTTAGAAAAAATAAAATTAAAGTTCCTATAATGGTGCTTGGTATAATACCACATGCATTTTTAGATGAAATAATGGATTATGATATAGAACCTATAGTACCTTCTTATAGTTATGCTAGTAAGTTATCTAAATTAGCTGAAAGTAAGGATAAAAAAATAAAAGTACATATTGCACTAGATACGGGAATGGGTAGAATAGGATTTTCCATAGACCCAAATAGTGTAGAAGAGATAAGTAAAATAAGTAAATTGCCCAATATAGAAATACAGAGTTTATTTTCACATTTTTCTACAGCAGATGAAATAGATAAGGCATATAGCTGTGAACAATTTGAAAAGTATAAATTATTATATGAGGAATTAGTAAAGAAAAATGTGAAAATAAATATGAGAACTATATCAAATAGTGCAGCTATAATGGAATTGCCTGATACTTACTGTGATTTAGTTAGACCTGGTATAATAATGTATGGGTATTATCCTTCTATGGAAGTAGACAAGAATAATTTAAGTATAAAACCCATAATGACTTTAAAAGCTAACGTAGTTTATGTAAAAGTACTAGAACCAGGAAGTTATATTGGATATGGAAGAAAGTTTAAATGTGATAGAAAAAGTGTAATAGCCACATTACCTTTAGGGTATGCAGATGGATACACTAGAAGGTTATTCGGCAAAGCAAAGGTTATAATTAATGGGAAATTTGCTCCAGTAGTAGGAAATATATGTATGGATCAATGCATGGTAGATGTAACAGATGTAGGTGAAGTTAATATAGGAGATGAGGTTGTACTTATAGGTGAAAAGGATGGATTAAAATTTAATGCAGATGATATAGCTGAAATCACTGGAACCATAAGTTATGAAGTGCTTTGCATGATAGGTAGAAGAGTTCCAAAATTATATATAAAGGGAGGGGAGGTAGTTAAGATTAAAAATTATGTAATATCAAGTGATTCTTAG
- a CDS encoding transketolase family protein, producing the protein MSNKIATREAYGKILLELGEKNEKIVVFDADLSKSTKTCNFGKAYPERFMDMGIAESNMMAVAAGISTCDKIPFVSTFAIFATGRAFEQVRNSICYPNLNVKICATHAGITVGEDGASHQSVEDISLMRSIPNMTVICPSDAVETEEAIKAIVETKGPCYVRLGRSGVPVINDNKDYKFEIGKSVKLREGKDAVIIATGIMVDAALEAYNILAEEGIKVSVLNIHTIKPIDKDEIINEARGTGVVITAEEHSIIGGLGSAVCEVLSENLPTPVVRVGIKDTFGESGKPAELLKAYGLTAEDIVKAVKKGLTLK; encoded by the coding sequence ATGTCAAATAAAATAGCAACTAGAGAAGCTTATGGAAAAATATTATTGGAATTAGGAGAAAAAAATGAAAAAATAGTGGTTTTTGATGCAGATCTCTCTAAATCCACTAAAACATGCAACTTTGGGAAGGCATATCCTGAAAGATTTATGGATATGGGTATAGCTGAATCTAATATGATGGCAGTGGCAGCAGGAATTTCCACCTGTGATAAAATACCTTTTGTAAGTACCTTTGCTATATTTGCTACAGGAAGAGCCTTTGAACAAGTGAGAAATTCAATATGTTATCCTAATTTAAATGTTAAAATATGTGCTACTCATGCAGGAATTACTGTGGGTGAAGACGGAGCATCTCATCAGTCTGTGGAAGACATATCCCTTATGAGGAGTATACCTAACATGACAGTTATCTGTCCAAGTGACGCTGTAGAAACAGAAGAGGCTATTAAAGCTATAGTGGAGACAAAGGGTCCCTGTTATGTGAGGCTTGGAAGATCTGGAGTGCCTGTTATAAATGATAATAAGGATTATAAATTTGAAATTGGAAAATCAGTAAAACTGCGGGAAGGGAAAGATGCAGTGATTATAGCTACCGGTATAATGGTAGACGCAGCACTGGAGGCTTATAATATATTGGCTGAGGAAGGTATAAAGGTATCAGTTTTAAATATACATACAATAAAACCTATAGACAAAGATGAGATAATAAATGAGGCCAGAGGAACAGGGGTTGTTATAACTGCAGAAGAGCACAGTATTATTGGAGGACTTGGTTCTGCAGTGTGTGAAGTTTTAAGTGAAAATTTGCCTACTCCTGTGGTAAGAGTAGGGATAAAAGATACTTTTGGAGAAAGTGGTAAGCCTGCTGAACTTTTGAAAGCTTATGGATTAACCGCAGAAGATATAGTTAAAGCAGTGAAAAAGGGATTGACTTTAAAATAA
- a CDS encoding CopG family ribbon-helix-helix protein, with amino-acid sequence MSTSKRLVINLSETLYNEFNKALKEDCKKRSEFIREVIILYISEKKRLNKISEMEKGYREMAQLNLEFAEMGFASDMKEFKEYEAKLSESDLQDDNNSEKRRYILC; translated from the coding sequence ATGTCAACTTCAAAGAGATTAGTAATAAACCTCTCAGAAACACTATATAATGAATTCAACAAGGCACTCAAAGAAGATTGCAAAAAAAGAAGTGAATTTATTAGGGAAGTTATCATATTATATATTAGTGAGAAAAAAAGGTTAAATAAAATATCAGAAATGGAAAAAGGGTATAGGGAAATGGCGCAGCTTAATCTTGAATTCGCAGAAATGGGCTTTGCAAGTGACATGAAAGAATTTAAAGAATATGAAGCGAAGCTTTCGGAGAGTGATTTGCAAGATGACAACAATAGTGAAAAGAGGAGATATATTTTATGCTGA